In Juglans regia cultivar Chandler chromosome 5, Walnut 2.0, whole genome shotgun sequence, the following are encoded in one genomic region:
- the LOC109021620 gene encoding uncharacterized protein LOC109021620 isoform X4: protein MASQSVMFSVQTPLEIVSMLQKMLNQEEMMHEILDHAHNQHNGSAISIPNFLPPKMKELLAELAMVEDEIARLEDQISQLQSSLKHEQEIIKDSQSKVQWQRGSLSHPDLHHPSLTTKPNSIYKGGNEIMAYETKALHFISKAIKGDYSLNDFTVSEKLGNRFDEQKENLFQEAAKFQDKVVPRKSGMLKPSSPLRDPRHPSPKPRERNSPIFSDIPPKSLSSEIQLEDQENQQWQPNLLSESIMKCLNLIYTRLLRISRAMELEKSGPISRSMNTSFSSRSFRAETGLKSSLLLQKESRQQDPYGIFDMEESIPRDIGPYKNLVIFTSSSLDPKSISSSSSIPLLRKLSILLNSLQTVDLRILTNQQKLAFWINMYNACIMHGFLQYGAPSTPHKLLAIMNKATLNVGGNIINAQAIEHFILRKAASSSMKEKVYRKGEKDDGKEGIVRELFGIESMDPNVIFALCCGTRSSPAVRIYTADGVVAELEKSKLDYLQASIVVTNTKRIAFPELLLQNMLDFAVDTDSFVEWVCQQLPTSGSLRKSMVDCFRGHSCGKISNMVEKIPCDLEFQYLLAI from the exons ATGGCGAGCCAAAGTGTCATGTTTTCGGTTCAGACGCCGTTGGAGATT GTCTCTATGCTACAAAAAATGCTGAATCAAGAAGAAATGATGCACGAGATTTTGGATCATGCACATAATCAACATAATGGTTCTGCTATCAGCATCCCTAACTTCCTGCCTCCAAAG ATGAAAGAGCTCTTAGCAGAGTTAGCAATGGTTGAGGATGAGATAGCTCGACTAGAAGACCAGATAAGCCAACTTCAAAGCAGTTTGAAACATGAACAAGAGATCATCAAAGATTCGCAATCTAAAGTACAATGGCAACGTGGAAGTCTGAGCCATCCTGATCTTCATCATCCCTCACTCACAACAAAGCCAAACTCCATATACAAAGGTGGCAATGAAATCATGGCCTATGAAACGAAAGCACTGCACTTCATAAGTAAAGCTATAAAAGGCGATTACAGTCTTAATGATTTCACTGTATCTGAGAAATTGGGAAACAGATTTGATGAGCAGAAAGAAAATCTTTTCCAAGAAGCTGCTAAATTTCAGGACAAGGTGGTTCCAAGAAAAAGTGGGATGCTGAAACCATCCTCACCCTTGCGAGATCCTCGACATCCATCACCAAAG CCAAGAGAACGTAATTCACCAATATTTTCAGACATCCCTCCAAAATCTCTATCGAGTGAAATTCAACTAGAAGATCAGGAAAACCAGCAATGGCAACCCAACTTGCTATCAGAGAGCATCATGAAATGTTTGAACCTCATATATACGAGACTGCTAAGAATATCAAGAGCAATGGAACTGGAGAAGTCAGGCCCCATTTCAAGGTCTATGAACACTTCTTTTAGTTCAAGAAGCTTTAGGGCCGAGACTGGCTTAAAGTCTAGTCTTCTGTTACAAAAGGAATCAAGACAACAAGACCCCTATGGTATCTTCGACATGGAAGAGTCTATCCCCAGGGACATTGGTCCTTACAAGAACTTGGTTATTTTTACGTCAAGCTCTCTCGACCCCAAATCGATATCAAGCTCCAGTTCTATTCCTTTACTAAGAAAGTTGAG CATTTTGTTGAACAGTCTTCAGACAGTGGACTTGAGAATCTTGACAAACCAACAGAAATTAGCATTTTGGATCAACATGTACAATGCTTGTATCATGCAT GGATTTCTTCAATATGGAGCGCCTTCTACTCCACACAAATTGCTTGCAATAATGAACAAG GCAACCCTTAACGTAGGAGGCAACATAATAAATGCTCAAGCAATAGagcattttattttgagaaaggCAGCATCTTCAAGCATGAAAGAG AAGGTTTATCGCAAAGGTGAAAAGGATGATGGTAAGGAAGGCATTGTTCGCGAACTTTTCGGAATTGAATCAATGGATCCAAATGTCATATTTGCTCTGTGCTGTGGAACTCGTTCATCTCCTGCT GTAAGAATATACACAGCTGATGGGGTTGTAGCTGAGTTGGAAAAATCCAAGTTAGACTATTTGCAGGCTTCCATAGTGGTGACTAACACAAAAAGAATAGCATTCCCTGAACTCCTGCTTCAAAATATGCTTGATTTTGCTGTAGACACAGACTCATTTGTGGAGTGGGTTTGCCAACAGTTGCCAACTTCAGGTTCGTTGAGGAAATCAATGGTGGATTGCTTCAGAGGCCATAGCTGTGGCAAGATATCCAACATGGTTGAGAAAATACCTTGTGACCTTGAATTCCAGTATTTGTTGGCAATATAA
- the LOC109021620 gene encoding uncharacterized protein LOC109021620 isoform X2, translating into MASQSVMFSVQTPLEINNKKPGGQQERKQLEREVSMLQKMLNQEEMMHEILDHAHNQHNGSAISIPNFLPPKMKELLAELAMVEDEIARLEDQISQLQSSLKHEQEIIKDSQSKVQWQRGSLSHPDLHHPSLTTKPNSIYKGGNEIMAYETKALHFISKAIKGDYSLNDFTVSEKLGNRFDEQKENLFQEAAKFQDKVVPRKSGMLKPSSPLRDPRHPSPKPRERNSPIFSDIPPKSLSSEIQLEDQENQQWQPNLLSESIMKCLNLIYTRLLRISRAMELEKSGPISRSMNTSFSSRSFRAETGLKSSLLLQKESRQQDPYGIFDMEESIPRDIGPYKNLVIFTSSSLDPKSISSSSSIPLLRKLSILLNSLQTVDLRILTNQQKLAFWINMYNACIMHGFLQYGAPSTPHKLLAIMNKATLNVGGNIINAQAIEHFILRKAASSSMKEVYRKGEKDDGKEGIVRELFGIESMDPNVIFALCCGTRSSPAVRIYTADGVVAELEKSKLDYLQASIVVTNTKRIAFPELLLQNMLDFAVDTDSFVEWVCQQLPTSGSLRKSMVDCFRGHSCGKISNMVEKIPCDLEFQYLLAI; encoded by the exons ATGGCGAGCCAAAGTGTCATGTTTTCGGTTCAGACGCCGTTGGAGATT AACAATAAGAAACCTGGTGGGCAGCAAGAGAGAAAACAACTTGAAAGAGAG GTCTCTATGCTACAAAAAATGCTGAATCAAGAAGAAATGATGCACGAGATTTTGGATCATGCACATAATCAACATAATGGTTCTGCTATCAGCATCCCTAACTTCCTGCCTCCAAAG ATGAAAGAGCTCTTAGCAGAGTTAGCAATGGTTGAGGATGAGATAGCTCGACTAGAAGACCAGATAAGCCAACTTCAAAGCAGTTTGAAACATGAACAAGAGATCATCAAAGATTCGCAATCTAAAGTACAATGGCAACGTGGAAGTCTGAGCCATCCTGATCTTCATCATCCCTCACTCACAACAAAGCCAAACTCCATATACAAAGGTGGCAATGAAATCATGGCCTATGAAACGAAAGCACTGCACTTCATAAGTAAAGCTATAAAAGGCGATTACAGTCTTAATGATTTCACTGTATCTGAGAAATTGGGAAACAGATTTGATGAGCAGAAAGAAAATCTTTTCCAAGAAGCTGCTAAATTTCAGGACAAGGTGGTTCCAAGAAAAAGTGGGATGCTGAAACCATCCTCACCCTTGCGAGATCCTCGACATCCATCACCAAAG CCAAGAGAACGTAATTCACCAATATTTTCAGACATCCCTCCAAAATCTCTATCGAGTGAAATTCAACTAGAAGATCAGGAAAACCAGCAATGGCAACCCAACTTGCTATCAGAGAGCATCATGAAATGTTTGAACCTCATATATACGAGACTGCTAAGAATATCAAGAGCAATGGAACTGGAGAAGTCAGGCCCCATTTCAAGGTCTATGAACACTTCTTTTAGTTCAAGAAGCTTTAGGGCCGAGACTGGCTTAAAGTCTAGTCTTCTGTTACAAAAGGAATCAAGACAACAAGACCCCTATGGTATCTTCGACATGGAAGAGTCTATCCCCAGGGACATTGGTCCTTACAAGAACTTGGTTATTTTTACGTCAAGCTCTCTCGACCCCAAATCGATATCAAGCTCCAGTTCTATTCCTTTACTAAGAAAGTTGAG CATTTTGTTGAACAGTCTTCAGACAGTGGACTTGAGAATCTTGACAAACCAACAGAAATTAGCATTTTGGATCAACATGTACAATGCTTGTATCATGCAT GGATTTCTTCAATATGGAGCGCCTTCTACTCCACACAAATTGCTTGCAATAATGAACAAG GCAACCCTTAACGTAGGAGGCAACATAATAAATGCTCAAGCAATAGagcattttattttgagaaaggCAGCATCTTCAAGCATGAAAGAG GTTTATCGCAAAGGTGAAAAGGATGATGGTAAGGAAGGCATTGTTCGCGAACTTTTCGGAATTGAATCAATGGATCCAAATGTCATATTTGCTCTGTGCTGTGGAACTCGTTCATCTCCTGCT GTAAGAATATACACAGCTGATGGGGTTGTAGCTGAGTTGGAAAAATCCAAGTTAGACTATTTGCAGGCTTCCATAGTGGTGACTAACACAAAAAGAATAGCATTCCCTGAACTCCTGCTTCAAAATATGCTTGATTTTGCTGTAGACACAGACTCATTTGTGGAGTGGGTTTGCCAACAGTTGCCAACTTCAGGTTCGTTGAGGAAATCAATGGTGGATTGCTTCAGAGGCCATAGCTGTGGCAAGATATCCAACATGGTTGAGAAAATACCTTGTGACCTTGAATTCCAGTATTTGTTGGCAATATAA
- the LOC109021620 gene encoding uncharacterized protein LOC109021620 isoform X3 codes for MASQSVMFSVQTPLEINNKKPGGQQERKQLEREVSMLQKMLNQEEMMHEILDHAHNQHNGSAISIPNFLPPKMKELLAELAMVEDEIARLEDQISQLQSSLKHEQEIIKDSQSKVQWQRGSLSHPDLHHPSLTTKPNSIYKGGNEIMAYETKALHFISKAIKGDYSLNDFTVSEKLGNRFDEQKENLFQEAAKFQDKVVPRKSGMLKPSSPLRDPRHPSPKPRERNSPIFSDIPPKSLSSEIQLEDQENQQWQPNLLSESIMKCLNLIYTRLLRISRAMELEKSGPISRSMNTSFSSRSFRAETGLKSSLLLQKESRQQDPYGIFDMEESIPRDIGPYKNLVIFTSSSLDPKSISSSSSIPLLRKLSILLNSLQTVDLRILTNQQKLAFWINMYNACIMHGFLQYGAPSTPHKLLAIMNKATLNVGGNIINAQAIEHFILRKAASSSMKEDDGKEGIVRELFGIESMDPNVIFALCCGTRSSPAVRIYTADGVVAELEKSKLDYLQASIVVTNTKRIAFPELLLQNMLDFAVDTDSFVEWVCQQLPTSGSLRKSMVDCFRGHSCGKISNMVEKIPCDLEFQYLLAI; via the exons ATGGCGAGCCAAAGTGTCATGTTTTCGGTTCAGACGCCGTTGGAGATT AACAATAAGAAACCTGGTGGGCAGCAAGAGAGAAAACAACTTGAAAGAGAG GTCTCTATGCTACAAAAAATGCTGAATCAAGAAGAAATGATGCACGAGATTTTGGATCATGCACATAATCAACATAATGGTTCTGCTATCAGCATCCCTAACTTCCTGCCTCCAAAG ATGAAAGAGCTCTTAGCAGAGTTAGCAATGGTTGAGGATGAGATAGCTCGACTAGAAGACCAGATAAGCCAACTTCAAAGCAGTTTGAAACATGAACAAGAGATCATCAAAGATTCGCAATCTAAAGTACAATGGCAACGTGGAAGTCTGAGCCATCCTGATCTTCATCATCCCTCACTCACAACAAAGCCAAACTCCATATACAAAGGTGGCAATGAAATCATGGCCTATGAAACGAAAGCACTGCACTTCATAAGTAAAGCTATAAAAGGCGATTACAGTCTTAATGATTTCACTGTATCTGAGAAATTGGGAAACAGATTTGATGAGCAGAAAGAAAATCTTTTCCAAGAAGCTGCTAAATTTCAGGACAAGGTGGTTCCAAGAAAAAGTGGGATGCTGAAACCATCCTCACCCTTGCGAGATCCTCGACATCCATCACCAAAG CCAAGAGAACGTAATTCACCAATATTTTCAGACATCCCTCCAAAATCTCTATCGAGTGAAATTCAACTAGAAGATCAGGAAAACCAGCAATGGCAACCCAACTTGCTATCAGAGAGCATCATGAAATGTTTGAACCTCATATATACGAGACTGCTAAGAATATCAAGAGCAATGGAACTGGAGAAGTCAGGCCCCATTTCAAGGTCTATGAACACTTCTTTTAGTTCAAGAAGCTTTAGGGCCGAGACTGGCTTAAAGTCTAGTCTTCTGTTACAAAAGGAATCAAGACAACAAGACCCCTATGGTATCTTCGACATGGAAGAGTCTATCCCCAGGGACATTGGTCCTTACAAGAACTTGGTTATTTTTACGTCAAGCTCTCTCGACCCCAAATCGATATCAAGCTCCAGTTCTATTCCTTTACTAAGAAAGTTGAG CATTTTGTTGAACAGTCTTCAGACAGTGGACTTGAGAATCTTGACAAACCAACAGAAATTAGCATTTTGGATCAACATGTACAATGCTTGTATCATGCAT GGATTTCTTCAATATGGAGCGCCTTCTACTCCACACAAATTGCTTGCAATAATGAACAAG GCAACCCTTAACGTAGGAGGCAACATAATAAATGCTCAAGCAATAGagcattttattttgagaaaggCAGCATCTTCAAGCATGAAAGAG GATGATGGTAAGGAAGGCATTGTTCGCGAACTTTTCGGAATTGAATCAATGGATCCAAATGTCATATTTGCTCTGTGCTGTGGAACTCGTTCATCTCCTGCT GTAAGAATATACACAGCTGATGGGGTTGTAGCTGAGTTGGAAAAATCCAAGTTAGACTATTTGCAGGCTTCCATAGTGGTGACTAACACAAAAAGAATAGCATTCCCTGAACTCCTGCTTCAAAATATGCTTGATTTTGCTGTAGACACAGACTCATTTGTGGAGTGGGTTTGCCAACAGTTGCCAACTTCAGGTTCGTTGAGGAAATCAATGGTGGATTGCTTCAGAGGCCATAGCTGTGGCAAGATATCCAACATGGTTGAGAAAATACCTTGTGACCTTGAATTCCAGTATTTGTTGGCAATATAA
- the LOC109021620 gene encoding uncharacterized protein LOC109021620 isoform X1, with translation MASQSVMFSVQTPLEINNKKPGGQQERKQLEREVSMLQKMLNQEEMMHEILDHAHNQHNGSAISIPNFLPPKMKELLAELAMVEDEIARLEDQISQLQSSLKHEQEIIKDSQSKVQWQRGSLSHPDLHHPSLTTKPNSIYKGGNEIMAYETKALHFISKAIKGDYSLNDFTVSEKLGNRFDEQKENLFQEAAKFQDKVVPRKSGMLKPSSPLRDPRHPSPKPRERNSPIFSDIPPKSLSSEIQLEDQENQQWQPNLLSESIMKCLNLIYTRLLRISRAMELEKSGPISRSMNTSFSSRSFRAETGLKSSLLLQKESRQQDPYGIFDMEESIPRDIGPYKNLVIFTSSSLDPKSISSSSSIPLLRKLSILLNSLQTVDLRILTNQQKLAFWINMYNACIMHGFLQYGAPSTPHKLLAIMNKATLNVGGNIINAQAIEHFILRKAASSSMKEKVYRKGEKDDGKEGIVRELFGIESMDPNVIFALCCGTRSSPAVRIYTADGVVAELEKSKLDYLQASIVVTNTKRIAFPELLLQNMLDFAVDTDSFVEWVCQQLPTSGSLRKSMVDCFRGHSCGKISNMVEKIPCDLEFQYLLAI, from the exons ATGGCGAGCCAAAGTGTCATGTTTTCGGTTCAGACGCCGTTGGAGATT AACAATAAGAAACCTGGTGGGCAGCAAGAGAGAAAACAACTTGAAAGAGAG GTCTCTATGCTACAAAAAATGCTGAATCAAGAAGAAATGATGCACGAGATTTTGGATCATGCACATAATCAACATAATGGTTCTGCTATCAGCATCCCTAACTTCCTGCCTCCAAAG ATGAAAGAGCTCTTAGCAGAGTTAGCAATGGTTGAGGATGAGATAGCTCGACTAGAAGACCAGATAAGCCAACTTCAAAGCAGTTTGAAACATGAACAAGAGATCATCAAAGATTCGCAATCTAAAGTACAATGGCAACGTGGAAGTCTGAGCCATCCTGATCTTCATCATCCCTCACTCACAACAAAGCCAAACTCCATATACAAAGGTGGCAATGAAATCATGGCCTATGAAACGAAAGCACTGCACTTCATAAGTAAAGCTATAAAAGGCGATTACAGTCTTAATGATTTCACTGTATCTGAGAAATTGGGAAACAGATTTGATGAGCAGAAAGAAAATCTTTTCCAAGAAGCTGCTAAATTTCAGGACAAGGTGGTTCCAAGAAAAAGTGGGATGCTGAAACCATCCTCACCCTTGCGAGATCCTCGACATCCATCACCAAAG CCAAGAGAACGTAATTCACCAATATTTTCAGACATCCCTCCAAAATCTCTATCGAGTGAAATTCAACTAGAAGATCAGGAAAACCAGCAATGGCAACCCAACTTGCTATCAGAGAGCATCATGAAATGTTTGAACCTCATATATACGAGACTGCTAAGAATATCAAGAGCAATGGAACTGGAGAAGTCAGGCCCCATTTCAAGGTCTATGAACACTTCTTTTAGTTCAAGAAGCTTTAGGGCCGAGACTGGCTTAAAGTCTAGTCTTCTGTTACAAAAGGAATCAAGACAACAAGACCCCTATGGTATCTTCGACATGGAAGAGTCTATCCCCAGGGACATTGGTCCTTACAAGAACTTGGTTATTTTTACGTCAAGCTCTCTCGACCCCAAATCGATATCAAGCTCCAGTTCTATTCCTTTACTAAGAAAGTTGAG CATTTTGTTGAACAGTCTTCAGACAGTGGACTTGAGAATCTTGACAAACCAACAGAAATTAGCATTTTGGATCAACATGTACAATGCTTGTATCATGCAT GGATTTCTTCAATATGGAGCGCCTTCTACTCCACACAAATTGCTTGCAATAATGAACAAG GCAACCCTTAACGTAGGAGGCAACATAATAAATGCTCAAGCAATAGagcattttattttgagaaaggCAGCATCTTCAAGCATGAAAGAG AAGGTTTATCGCAAAGGTGAAAAGGATGATGGTAAGGAAGGCATTGTTCGCGAACTTTTCGGAATTGAATCAATGGATCCAAATGTCATATTTGCTCTGTGCTGTGGAACTCGTTCATCTCCTGCT GTAAGAATATACACAGCTGATGGGGTTGTAGCTGAGTTGGAAAAATCCAAGTTAGACTATTTGCAGGCTTCCATAGTGGTGACTAACACAAAAAGAATAGCATTCCCTGAACTCCTGCTTCAAAATATGCTTGATTTTGCTGTAGACACAGACTCATTTGTGGAGTGGGTTTGCCAACAGTTGCCAACTTCAGGTTCGTTGAGGAAATCAATGGTGGATTGCTTCAGAGGCCATAGCTGTGGCAAGATATCCAACATGGTTGAGAAAATACCTTGTGACCTTGAATTCCAGTATTTGTTGGCAATATAA